The Melanotaenia boesemani isolate fMelBoe1 chromosome 8, fMelBoe1.pri, whole genome shotgun sequence DNA window AGGACTGCTGGTTCTGGAGGTTTGTTggttgtttttggtttgatAGGATTGAAAGGCCATATCAAGCTGTTCCTGTGCAACCCGTAGGTGCCGGTGCAGACTTGCAAGATCAGAAGGGATGTTTTCATCTGGGCTGGTGCACTGCTGCTCTTGAGCCACATTGGCCATGTTCTGCTCGTGGGTGATGAGGCTGTTGGGGATCCTGCTAGGCTTGTCTGTTTTCATCACAAGGTTGTACCCTGGCGGTGAAGCTGGGATGTTGCGAGAGAATGGATAGCCGTAGGACATAGCACGGCGGCCACGGTTCCTCTTCATGCGCAAGGTGTCCCGAAAAGTACCGATTCCCAGGTGAAGCATCTCACACACATTCAGCACTAGACAAAGACAGCTTACCACATACATGATCAAGAGGAAGATTGTTTTCTCAGTAGGCCTAGAGATGAAACAGTCCACTCTGTGTGGACAGGGTACCCTATTGCACACATATGAGGGACTAACACGAAAGCCATAGAGGAGATACTGTCCAGCAAGGAAAGCGATTTCAAAAATGGCTCGTGACATGAGTTGAAGAACATAGATTCTCATCAGGCCTTCTTGCACAATTCTTCTGCGGCCGTCATGTTTTGGTGGGACTTTGTTAGTACTGCTTACTGGTTCAGGCTTTGCCTCCTGCACCTCCAACGTAGCCTCGTAGATCATTGGCTCGGCAtcgtcatcttcctcctcttctaaAACATCCTCTAGTTGATGACTTTCTCTCCATCTTGAGTGAGGAGGTGGCTTCTTGCGTAGCCTCTTATGCTTTTTGCACTCCTCCTCTGAGGTTCGGGCTATCTTGTGGATGGCATAACCCATGTACATGATGGAGGGAGTGGAGATCATGATGATTTGAAAGACCCAGAAGCGAACATGTGAGAGGGGAGCAAAGGCATCATAGCACACGTTGTCACAGCCTGGCTGCTTGGTGTTGCAGGTGAACTTTGTCTGCTCATCTGAGTAGATGGACTCACCTCCAACTGCTGTGAGCACAATACGAAAGATGATGAGCACAGTCAGCCACACTTTCCCCACAAATGTGGAGTGATTGTGAATCTCTTCCAGGAGGCGAGTGAGGAAGCTCCAGCTCATGTTGCTCTTACAAGCTTTTCAACtagaatctgtaaaaaaaaaaaaaaagaagaaaaaaaaaagaaagaaaaaagaaggaactgattaaaatgtaatatgCAAATAAAGACAAGCATACACAAAACATATCAGAATCAGGAGAGCTATGAAATTAATTAGACATGTTATTGACTGTAATTTGGCACCAGAAATCATGATGATTACTGGTCTTAATATAGTTTCTTATACAGAGACTTTTTTTCAGAGAACAGACTTTTTCAAATTATTACACCTCATCtatcaaaatacaaaaacagtaaaatttccTTCACACTTTCCCAGAATCCAGGATATTGTCAGAAATCCTTTTAATTATTCAAAATTGAGAGATATTCATTTTACTGTCAGAGGATCAAACAAGAAATATTACATTTGACAGCCACATTTGATTATTTATAACTAATACTCGCTGATTATTTCTATCCAtttacaataaattattttactctttcaaggcgttttttttttctttttcaaaatgagATAAATGAATCATAAACAAGACAGTTGCTGTTAATTTCTTCGGCTCAATCAATGAAATCTTACATAATCTAagaaagaataagaataagaataagaataagaataagaataagaataagaatattGTGAACATctaaaaaataagatttttctctcttctttctcatttaatttaatcactTTCCAAATACAGTGaataaaacatacaacattCTCTACACTCCACTGCAGTGAAAGTGCCTGGCGTATTCGTTTGAAGATGATTGCACAGTTAAATTGatgaaaatgacacaaaatagCAGACGATTAGAAGAAGATTTACAAACAGCATTTAATCTGCcacgaccccccccccccccccccccccaaaaaaaaaatatatgtatcaAACGATTGCTGTCATCATACAACACGCCCAAGAGTAACATCAGTCACtagaaaaaagcttaaaaatatttttaagtgaCAAAGCTGGAGATTTCTAAAAAGGCTATTCATAGTGTACCAGTGTGATCCATTCAGAGCACCACTTTAGAGACATATTGCTTTTGTGCTTCAGCACTACATGCCAGTAGTCATACAGTCATACACAGGCAAAACTGATGACATAAGATCTCACAGTCATATTCTCCTCACAGCCAACACCAGTACAGACTCTGTGAGGCAACTGAAGCTGCAATGAGGAGACAATGTAGCACTTTACTCATTGTGCAGAGCAGCATGTTGATCATGACTGTGATACTGTACTACTGGCGTGTGATGTGTCATCTCCCCTGCCAACTGAGTGAACAGGAGAGGATTGTTGCTCCGCCACAAGGCCTTCCCTCCAGAGGCAGCCATGCTGATGCCCGAGAGAGGTACATACACTTAGAGGCAGATGGCATCTATAGTGGGTGGATCATATCTGCCTCAGGATGGCATGACAGAAGTGTTGTTTCACCAATGACTTACGCTTTAATCATAGCGCTAGCCTGGTTCTTATGACAATAACAGCTCCTACGTGTTTTATGCTGTTTCACTACGTGTTATAtcaatttcagttttattgtgTGTCAGAGTCAACCAGTTTgtctttaacaaaataaataaaagatgttaaTATGAAGCCtttcataagaaaaaaagaaaaatagaacacgttaataaaaatattttaccaaGAAGATGTAAATGTCAACTTTAGAATAAAAGGATTAGATTAGAGATTGTGTTCATACATTTTTGACATGATTTACTCAGATGTCACTCAAGGCAATCAACAGCAAGtacattatttttaacattcaaCCATTCAGAAAtagctttttgtttaaaaaaagaaaaaaaaagaaaaaaaaaactatttatggAAGTATTACAAATATTcacacatcacttttaaattctacagaaataaagacaccaagagtagaaaaaaatagatgTTTGGAttgtatgtttaaaaaatacgattaattcataattaaaactattctataattattttacaattttccTGCTGTGTTTATGGAATTTGTAATAAATGTAGGTGTGGGAAATAATTTGTTctattagattaaattaaataatcacaagaTATAAATTTAATTCTTTCAACTACATagaattttttccattttaaatatcGAAAGCTGTATTTCAACTGTCTTAGGACAGAaagtctaataaaaaaaatcaccatcTGAAGCTAAAACAATATTTGTCAGTGATGTGACCGTTGCACAGATATAGTTACGCAGTCCATGTAGTGAAATGTCAAGTAATAAAAAAACTcacctgaaaaagctgcacaTGCATGTCCCATTCTGAAGTTTTCCTTTGCCCTCCCTAGATATCTCCTGCACAGCCTGATCCATATAATACCTCTTCCATCCTAATGTCCTCTCTCCCTCTTATTAATAGCTTCCAGCCTGACAAGAGTCAAAGCAGTGTCTAAACTTATTGGACTACAATTCCTTTAAATCCTGTTTTCCCACTCTGTGCAGAAGTGAGCTCTTGCTGCTGCGAATGCCTCACATACTGACTTGTGTCTGGTTTCTATTACACCAGCCTTCTGCCCAAGAAGGAAGTataaaaaacagagagacagaaaaaaaatgctcctCTGGCAAGTGACCCTGAACCAAGGGTTCAGACTTGAGGATATTGTACTGCAGATTGAAATGAACACTGAGCTGAGGGAGCTTGTTAACCCCCCCTCGACTTTCATGTGCAACATTTGTAACACAGATGATgatcctccctctctctctttttctgttaCTTCATCTTCCTTTCTATACCTAATGTCTCCATGCAAGTGCCTCAGCTTTATGTCTTCATGCCCGCAATGATTTGTCGTGACAGACCTTTAACATATTTGTAAAAACATCAATTCCTTTTCAGCTCCCTCTGTTTCtgtcacaaaacacacacaaacacacacaacaaattcTCATTAGTAACCTctaaattatttgaaaatacaTAACAGTTTATAGTGGGTGATGGTTATGAAGAAACATTGTTAGGGGACTAAGGCAGGGACTTTAAGGGCGGCAGTGTCACTAAGACACAAGCCACCTTGCCCCAGTGCACATCAGCTAGAATGTAACCAGCAGGTATGCTCAGTCATATCAAGTGTCATAATATTTAGATGTTCCATCCAGGCAGATAGCCAGATAACAGAGAATCGAACAGGTCGCACTCTGCATTCCCACTGAACGTCCTTTCCAACTTCATGTTTACACTTGCAGCCTTCACCTTGGCTTGCTGGAGTGAAGAAGCGGACATTGTTACTTAAGGCATGTGAAGTTTTGTCAAGACAGCAAGAGCATGTGGACAGAGGTCTCTCCGTCAAAACACACATGTGCATTTCATTATGCTTCTTTTAGTCTGTAATAACACAACAAAATACAGATGAGGAGGTGATTTGTGCAAGATTAAAGCTGGAAAGGAattccttcatttctttattctgtgcCAGAACTTGCTGTCAGGTTTTGGAAAGGCTCTAAACTGAAAGTATTTTGATAGAGGGCAGATAAATGGGTTAGTGTCTGGTTTGCATTAATGAAAAGGGCCTGGTCAGTGTCACATTGGCCATATTATAACGATACCCTTACAAGGCCCTCAATAATCTTTTGAATATGATATATATACAGTTGTAAAGCAAAGAATAACACTCAACAATATTAGAGTCTACCATCAATTAGAGTAGTTTCAACTTTTCATATGATGATGGAgaaatttaaatacaaatgaaagACAGCAGGAGAAAACACTGAGACTGAGACTTTGCCATCATATGATAAGTCTTTGTGGTAAAATATCATTCTGTTTAAGAGGGCTCTAAGAGTCAGCCATCTGGGCCTGCAGGGACCGTCATCCAGAGGCTTTACCTTCAAGGCTGGCCTCTCCATCTGACTGAAAAGATGTGGTGCAGCAAGCACCCTAAGtgcagcaagaaagaaagaagacaggGGATGCTGCTGGAATGACTGGAGCATTTGGAGTTTGGACACGTGATATCCCTAAGGGACCAACAAGCACGTGTTTTTAAGTTGCTAAGCGTTTTCTTCTTTCAAAAATCATCCAAGAGACACAGATGGTCCAGTGAAGATAGTTGAAATGTGAACATTAGTGTGATTAGAGTTCCCGGACAACTGAAGAACTTGCAGCAATCACTCATTATAGTTTTCACAATTTGTGAATTAATTCATACAGTCTAGTTTGATTAATAAGATTATGGCCAAATCTTAACATACATAAACATTTCTCTAACTTAATTTAGGAGATAAATCAAGTACAATTTGTAGGTATGTTATTTACAAAATCTATACATgatgttttgtgtaaatgtgtatttcAGCTTAAAAAGTACTCCAAAGGATGCATTTTCATAATGTAACTGTTTCAAACAGGATCATATTGTATCCTGACGTTATTTGGAATTTTAATTGAGATGTTAAAGCCAGAACTGAGTAAAACTGATAGCAAACAGCAGTTTAGCACCTCTATTGTCAACAGTTTGCCAGGACTCCGGAGTGCACCACACTGGGAGTAATGGTGACAGAACAGACAGGGAACTATGTACTATAATTCACTCTGACACAGTAAAATGTGATGTTGCTTAATGTAGAGAACATGAACGTACATTGTGTCGTGTTAAATGATGGGACAGGAACACCATCTTGTATGAATGCTCTCCAACTACTTCTACTAAAGACCACTGTTTTCAGGTtagatttagttttgtttgtctAAAAATGGCCATATGCAATGGAGAAgggaaaagatggagaaagaacaaaaaggagaaagaagatTGATCTTACGAGGACTTGAATCGCACTGCAAAATGAACAGACTGGTATTATGCAATAATATAATACCTGTTATTGTAAAATTTATTAAAGTAAACAAATTACAGTATCTCGAAATACATGATGTGATGTGTTTTTCAATGACTGTTCTATGTAGAAGACTCAATGAGTCCAAATATTAATATCAAAACGCGttagaaatgtgttttaatttgttttgtttttttttcaaaatgaagaAGAGAAGTATCTCACATTTGGTTATGAGGATAAAAAATGGACTGATATACAATCTTATATGCTGATCTCACAGTTTGAGGAACATAATCCTGAAGTTAAAATTCAGGGTCTGTGAACAAAATGACAACGTCAGAGCAAACGAAATGATGTCGAAGCAAATCCATGCATGACATCATTTTCGCTTTTACAATGTGATATGACCAGTTTATACCATGGTCTTCATTTTGGTTGTCTttaattttccagttttaaaaTGCCACAATTAagtttgcatttttgtttgtataatGGTTATCAATCATAGTTAACTATTAGTAACTGCTCAGTGCACTGGTCCAGTTCTCCACTGGCTCTTCTTAGACCAAATTTCTTTGAGAGACTTCGGACAACTTTATTAATGCCTTTGTGAGCTTCCCTCAGGAAAATTGAAGCTCCATTACACTCAGCATTGTTATACTAtcaagagaataaaaagaatatgatagtatgaaaatgtattaaaaaatgtctttggagccaaagagaaaaaattaaaggtcaccacagagcttcattcTATAcatctaaaaaccaccaaccaggccagaaatctgagtGTAGTGATGCGCTCAGGCCAAACCTTTGAATAGGGGATCACAAAGTCAgtctactatcaccttaagaatataacAAGTATAAAAGATCTGATgcctcagcaggacctggaaaaactagtccatgctttcatctttagtcaacTTGAtcattgtaacagtgtttttacaggttctacctaaaaagaCACCTGCaacttattcagaactctgctgcatgagtcctcactaaaaacaagaaagtggatcacatcagtccagctctgcggtttttacactggctgcctgtctgTCAGAATAATGGACGAAGTTCTGTTGCTGGTCTATAGCGCTgcatggtttaggaccaaaatacatcagtgatctctagacccagtatgaacctaccagacccctcaggtcatctggaccTGGTcttttatcagttcccagagttagaaccagacatggagaagctgcattcagcttctatgctccacatgtctggaacaaagtCCCataaagcctcagatcagctgaaacactcagtttatctGCTGCATTTGcatagcttttatttaaaagtccaaatcagCAGTATTTCTTTTAAGCTCAAATTTTTAAACCTGATCATGTTTtgatactgttttttttttgtccaatgttctttcttttttctttctgtttttctatgtTAAGTTATGCGTCttatttctgatgtttcagtgtttctgtaaaacactttgaatcacccagtcgttgaattgtgctgtactAATAAACTTGCCCTGCCTCACAaataagtataaataaaaataaaaataaaatagaactaCAAGTTTTGCTGTAACTCCTAATGCTGTAGTAATTGTGTTTTCTTACTGTGtaagaaacatttctttcaaaAACCTGGTTCTCACTCATCTTTCTATATTTTAAATCATTAGATAAACAAAAAGTTGCTCTTTACAGTGTATAAATAAGTAAAGGGTGCTATAGGTTGCATATTTATCTATATTAAAACAGTGTCAGGCTGAGCAGGTGTGTtcttatttttaaagctttaagtATTCAAAGTCCTACATTGGAGAATAAACTATCATTTTATAACAGATACAACTATCTATGAATTAAGTTAGAATAGTGCTgcctttataataataaattaagacaaaagaataatacaaaaatattcATGTCTATCCAGAAAGACATGCATGGATGTGTTTTAATTTCACAAAAAACGCTGAAATCCAAAGTGCACAAAGTGTAGAATCACTCCTGCCACTGTTTAAAGTGTCTTTAAACACACTGTCCCTTTGTCCTTAGACAAGTCAGGCTGTTTTAGCTTTAGGAAACTGTTGTTCATGTTGATAAATATTGATTGGGCAGCCTGCAGCCAGGAAAACATTACAGTGTTCTCCTGTAAGACATAATCTGACATTGCTGTTGTTACAAGGACTGGCATTATGTGACACCCAAAAGACTGTTTAATATTCATTAGGTAAGGTTTTATTCATTGTTGAGTAATTGCTTtccaataaatataaatagatttGAATTTACATAACATGACTTTATGTGACATGACAGTTAATAATACTCCCCACCCCCTtcaaaaaccaaacaataaataattccTGTGGCACAAGTTAACACTCGCTATATAAATGGTTTCAGAAATGTATAGCCTTTGAGTTCATGCTGTAATATATtgtgatttatatttatttattttttctcagacAGTTTTGCCTTGGAGAGTTTTCAGAGAGCTGTGAGGTAAAGTGATGCAACACGCCGGAGTGAACATCTTAACAACTCTCCTTGGCTGCCACCAATGTCATCACTGGAGTTTTATCTGAATGTATTCGTTGAATAAAGTTGATGTGAGTAGACTGGGGGGCTATGGAGGTCCGTGTTTATGTAACATATCAAGGTCCACCAAGTGACTTGGAtgtgcccccctcccccctcagAGAAAAGAGTGACACAAGACACCAGAACGAAAAACATGCAACTTAATGCTTGGACTCCTCCTCTCTCATCCTCTCCCACCACTATCATTAAACAACCCTCACCAGGCTGTGAGGGCCTATCCCACAGGCAGCCTGTGAGTGGTGGCAGTCCCAtcacatttgttcatttttctccCAGTTTCTCTGCCGAGCCTCTCCTACCCCGGGGCTGAGTGCGTCCCGTGCCAGTTTTACTAAGGCTGGACTCCACTGAAGCGACTGAGATGAAAAGCCTTGAGGTGGATGCCAACAACTTTCCTAAGCAAGAGCACTGCATCTCCCACATTTGCACAAAGCAACTTGTTTTGAGTGTCGACTGCATTCAAACAGCTCTGGAAACATGTTTAGAAATATATCATGATTCTAGGCTAGAAATGTGATTAAAACTTAACTTTGTAATCTACTATATTGCTTCACTCTCACCATTTTAAAACCACATATCTTAATTAATTGACAgttgtatttttatatatatattactgggTGCTGCAGTTCAGCTGCTTAAAGATATTCTTAATACTCCGAAATACTTACAAATATTAGCCTCCTGAGGTTTTCCTGCAGggcaagaaaaactaaataccAAACAACCATCCATATAAACAAAATTGCAAGCCTCGTGAAGCTACAGGGTTTTAATCTTTGACATTATCTTGTCTTAACAGTCCATGTCATTGACTAAGTTGAGGCAAGGCCAAAGGAGCAGCGGACATTGGGAGGGTCATTTGGACTATCAAAGATGCATCATTACAACTCCTTCTTTCTCATCCACGCCTTAGTGCTATTGCCCTTTTCTACTGAGTGAACTCTAGACACTGATAATGCTGATAGCAACTCTGCAGGACGTTCTTTTGATATCAGCAATATACTCCCCTTCTTTGATATATATTTATGCAAAAAGCTTGGATCAAAACTGTGCATATGCCTGTATTCTATAGCGGACTAGTTAACACATGTGACATTTAAAGCTTGGCCATTAAGTGAGGCGATAAGAAAAGGCAATCTGTTGAGCAAGATTTTTACCTTCAAGGTCATGGTTATTGTTACCAAAAAAAAGGGGATTATAAGTGAATAATATTTTGTGAATTCACTGAGTAAATGCTGCTGACTTCATACAAATGAGATTATAGTTTAGGGTTTAAAATCCTCCagttgtatatatatgtatgtatatatatatatatatatatatatatatatatatatatatatatatatatatatatatatatatgtgtgtacagTAAAAAATTTTTATGTGAAGTTTAAGCCACTAGATGGCAttaatacactcactgaaaacttttACACACATTTTGTAATGTTTAACTTTCAGAAGCAGGTTCACAAACTGGTCAATGATCCCATCGTGACGGTCAAGGACTGGGTAAACTGATTACATATGTGGTATTGTGAGCAGTCAAGGTAACATTTGATGAAAACAACCCTTTGTACATAGATATGAGACAACAGCATGCAGAAACAACAAGGTCTTGTTCCTTGAGAATTTGAGCTGTTTAAGGATGTAATTCAATAATGCTATGAATTtaggaaaaaactaaacaaatttgACATATTTTAAGATAGGCTCCAGTATTAGTGTTACATTAAGAAAACCTTTCGCTAGTTTTACTGGTAAATATTTTCttacaaaaatctaaaaaaattaaaatgtaattaaaaagttAACTTCATATTTGACTAAATTAATTCAATTCTGGGAATACagtgttatttttaaagtctATCCATCTGATCATTTTCTAATGCTTATCCGGGATTGGTTTGCTCAGGAAGCTGCcaaagcagggaagcccaggcTTCCCTCTCCCCTGCCACATTCACCaactcatccggggggatcctgaggccttcccaggccagctgagagatgtagtcccttcAGCATGTCCTGGGTTTCCCCCAGGGTCTTCTCTTGGTGCACTTCATCAGACCAGATGCctaagccacctcatctggctcctctcgatgcggaggagcagcaactctactcagctccttcttcataaCAACAGACtaatgcagagtctgcatcactgcagacaccacaCTTGTTTCTTAAGACTTTATAACTAATATTATTTGGCAGCTAATGTTTTTCTTACAGGgcagcaacaaacaaacaaacaaacaaaaagcaacacatAACCATACACATGAACAGAATGGCAACACTTTGCTTTTGGAGCTGTTGAGCTTTCATCTTTTTTCATTATCTTGTCTTGGCTGAGTTGAAGCAAAGCCAAAGGACACCTAGTCAGGGTCAACTGGACTATCAAAGATGCATTATAACTTCTTATTAGTGCTGTTGTCCTTCTCTAAGTGAGTTAACTCTAGACACTGATAACGCTGATAGTAACTCAGCAACACCTTTTTAGCAATATTCCCCTTATTTTTGATGTacacttaaacaaaaaaaaaaatgagctcAAAATTATGTGACCATCTGTACTGTATAGTGGACTAGTTGGTATAGCTTGGGTCTTAAGTGAGTTGATaataaaaggcaatttgcaatGCAAGAAATCAACTTTAAAGGTCAATGTGGTCATTGTTAAGAGAGAATGTAGTGATCAAAGCAGTGACTATTTTgtgatttcattcatttaaagcCTTAATTGGCCACACTTGTGAAAGTATGTATGTGAGGCTTGTTTGGAAAGGTTTGCCCTTGAACCAACACT harbors:
- the gjc2 gene encoding gap junction protein gamma 2: MSWSFLTRLLEEIHNHSTFVGKVWLTVLIIFRIVLTAVGGESIYSDEQTKFTCNTKQPGCDNVCYDAFAPLSHVRFWVFQIIMISTPSIMYMGYAIHKIARTSEEECKKHKRLRKKPPPHSRWRESHQLEDVLEEEEDDDAEPMIYEATLEVQEAKPEPVSSTNKVPPKHDGRRRIVQEGLMRIYVLQLMSRAIFEIAFLAGQYLLYGFRVSPSYVCNRVPCPHRVDCFISRPTEKTIFLLIMYVVSCLCLVLNVCEMLHLGIGTFRDTLRMKRNRGRRAMSYGYPFSRNIPASPPGYNLVMKTDKPSRIPNSLITHEQNMANVAQEQQCTSPDENIPSDLASLHRHLRVAQEQLDMAFQSYQTKNNQQTSRTSSPVSGGTMAEQNRVNTVQEKEGARPKSATEKAATIVKNGKTSVWI